One stretch of Thalassovita sp. DNA includes these proteins:
- a CDS encoding amino acid ABC transporter ATP-binding protein, which produces MTDARSAPPAVISMRNVSKHFDDFQALKDVSLDVAQGERVVVCGPSGSGKSTLIRCINRLESHEAGEIIVDGVTLSDSKDSLEKIRGSVGMVFQQFNLFPHLTVLENLTLGPRRVLGLSEEDAKARAMTYLERVQIPDQAAKFPRHLSGGQQQRVAIARSLCMEPRILLFDEPTSALDPEMIAEVLEVMVELAQSGMTMIVVTHEMGFARRVADKMVFMDKGEIVEIGTPDQFFTAPKSQRCATFLEQILNH; this is translated from the coding sequence ATGACGGATGCACGCAGTGCCCCCCCAGCCGTGATCTCGATGCGAAACGTGTCGAAACACTTCGATGATTTTCAGGCGTTGAAAGATGTCTCACTGGATGTGGCGCAGGGGGAGCGGGTTGTGGTCTGCGGGCCCTCGGGGTCCGGCAAATCCACCCTGATCCGCTGCATCAACCGGCTGGAAAGCCATGAGGCCGGTGAAATCATCGTAGATGGCGTGACGCTGAGTGATAGCAAAGACAGCCTGGAAAAGATCCGCGGCAGCGTTGGCATGGTGTTTCAGCAGTTCAATCTGTTCCCGCATCTGACGGTGTTGGAAAACCTGACCCTTGGCCCGCGCCGCGTGCTGGGGCTGAGCGAAGAAGACGCCAAAGCCCGCGCGATGACCTATCTGGAACGGGTGCAGATCCCCGATCAGGCCGCAAAGTTTCCCCGCCATTTGTCCGGCGGGCAGCAACAACGGGTTGCGATCGCACGCTCGCTCTGCATGGAGCCACGCATTCTGCTGTTTGATGAGCCGACCTCAGCCCTGGACCCTGAAATGATCGCCGAGGTGCTGGAGGTCATGGTGGAACTGGCACAAAGCGGCATGACGATGATTGTGGTGACCCATGAGATGGGCTTTGCCCGCCGTGTGGCCGATAAAATGGTCTTCATGGACAAGGGCGAGATTGTGGAGATCGGCACGCCGGACCAGTTCTTCACCGCGCCCAAGTCGCAGCGCTGTGCCACCTTCCTTGAACAGATCCTGAACCACTGA
- a CDS encoding glutamate synthase-related protein, with amino-acid sequence MTNITGLYDPLQEHSACGVGFLTRKDSKQTHTLLQKGHEALCAVPHRGGMSSEGVGDGAGISVDLSLTFFSKLVGQDLQAGAFGVGNFFMPADSAQHEAAAALVAQALEAEGLDILLTREVEVDNEAIGPRAVKWQLPIRQWIFAAPDGLRGADLDAAIHRALLAIEAVAYTDPALDGLYPLSLSARTQVFKGRLNSWEIIPYFKDLSDPDHAVHTMYFHTRFSTNTDPHPSMAQPFRLMAHNGELNTDKKNRLSEAAIALARSKAIVRPKGQSDSCRLDQTLNARVFDEGLDLVTAVVAMMPPAWENDARVSPDVRAMLEFFSLSEEKNDGPAALVFGDGNIIGARLDRLGLRPLRSVETDEYLAVMSEAGQFYLPPEEVIRRGRVEAGGMIYYNHAEGRIYETDEALSLLAAQADYPTLLQAARVNVDDLPDAEKDPKVAARRYEGDLDRDARYVAYTLNQESFKFLMDPMLQTGVEKVSAMGYGNAINALSDNEGGVAKYFSQRFAQVTNPPLDSIREADGMTLRVALGEKPHLGQARSRQIVINSPVLRMADMLKIKAQDLTPWAKFDMLYTPVYGDPAGNEAALEQAIDAAAEEVVAFARARGGIAIITDRHIARDRAAMPMTLAISAINQRLIEEGLRFKVSLVVESGQIASSHHIACALGFGAAAVYPLGVRLRAEELFGEGEEATKAFFKFQKASEKALMKTMGKVGLCTVESYSGGEFFEPNFLDTNDRVFAKYLPNMKTPVGGVQFNTIAQSVVDWHERALTVEGPGDVPMLGLFKERSEGAGHSYGTTAVRGFVDLTEEPISFAEGEGENDPFRLMTLRQMDDAFGISEDGYVNTSFDKLSAAQIDAFKVTPGYRDFSRNMAEERHKRPAALRDVLAFPADITFLENVADIKREMMLFNRKGNRDFVIRGLEVTNLGEDRYALRLTGPKARDIGRLDALRQTLVDRFGTDVVSHKVSGGALEVSVTGWALDYVSRIRPAPAKIALDAVQPASEITPRLASGAMSHGALVATAHEAVAHGTNMVGGMSNSGEGGEHISRYGTIRASKIKQFASGRFGVWAGYLAEPNLEEIEIKIGQGAKPGEGGQLPAPKVTVEIAAARGGTPGVELISPPPHHDTYSIEDLGQLIHDAKAARVRVIVKLVSSEGIGTIAVGVAKAGADVINVAGSTGGTGAASVTSLKYTGRAAEIGIAEVHQALCANGIRQKVALRCSGAMQTGSDVVKAALLGGDSFEFGTTALMMLKCVMAKNCNVKCPAGLTTNPEVFDGDPRALAQYLLNIAHETREILAELGLTSLEEARGRGDLLHLLDHPASVGQLNLRDMLAHVPENPIEDPVYLERDFAVDDKLLGQVQARLIAAGETQIELRPNEPLNNRNKSVGGQLAIDMERMLNHELDQLPPAAHEDQRGRRFLDPRSLRVVTQGSAGQSFGAFCNDGMVMDHTGTCNDGVGKGACGGEIIVRSPGGGSAKENVLIGNFALFGATGGRVFVEGQAGDRFAVRNSGATAVVEGVGDFCAEYMTNGAILNLGGFSKGYGNGMSGGFAYQYDPEGRLPEMLSRDSVFMGTLADGSAEADIHRDAVHQLLNWHVEATGSAKARDLLSDWEQVQAQMAWVMPKALLQYQDADAILKAKSRKDLVEELSTALAAHQVEALKRAWKHGRPVHRGATPAYGEMDTEEMFRLLNSYTVLEMAQVLATKRAGKTADQTARDKAARNLILTEDFGLMVALSKHAKQAVADYDDAGLATLVANKRLSDFKRALSMRNILSMDSPGTYAWILHQDRKNRNALGTIPSFDELFAQNALPDLLARTAAE; translated from the coding sequence ATGACCAATATCACCGGCCTTTATGATCCCTTGCAAGAACACAGCGCCTGCGGCGTTGGCTTCCTCACCCGCAAGGACAGCAAGCAAACCCACACCCTGCTGCAAAAGGGTCACGAAGCCCTCTGCGCCGTGCCCCACCGTGGTGGCATGTCCTCCGAAGGGGTTGGGGACGGCGCTGGCATATCGGTCGATCTGTCGCTGACGTTTTTCAGCAAACTTGTTGGGCAGGACCTGCAGGCTGGTGCCTTTGGCGTCGGCAACTTCTTCATGCCCGCCGACAGCGCGCAGCATGAGGCAGCGGCGGCTCTGGTTGCTCAGGCGCTGGAGGCCGAAGGGCTGGACATTCTGCTGACCCGTGAAGTTGAGGTCGACAATGAAGCCATCGGCCCGCGCGCGGTCAAATGGCAGCTGCCGATCCGCCAGTGGATCTTTGCGGCGCCTGATGGTCTGCGTGGGGCAGATCTGGATGCGGCCATTCACCGGGCGCTGCTGGCGATTGAGGCCGTGGCCTACACCGATCCGGCGCTTGACGGGCTTTATCCGCTGTCGCTTTCGGCGCGCACTCAGGTCTTTAAGGGCCGTCTGAATTCCTGGGAAATCATCCCCTACTTCAAGGATCTGTCGGATCCGGATCACGCGGTCCACACGATGTATTTCCACACCCGTTTCTCCACCAACACGGATCCGCACCCGTCGATGGCGCAGCCGTTCCGTCTGATGGCGCATAATGGCGAGTTGAACACCGATAAGAAAAACCGCCTGAGCGAAGCGGCGATTGCATTGGCACGGTCCAAGGCGATTGTGCGCCCCAAAGGTCAGTCGGACAGCTGCCGTCTGGATCAGACGCTGAACGCGCGGGTGTTTGACGAAGGTCTGGATCTGGTCACCGCCGTTGTGGCGATGATGCCGCCGGCCTGGGAAAACGATGCCCGTGTCAGCCCTGATGTGCGCGCGATGCTCGAGTTCTTCTCACTCTCCGAAGAGAAAAACGATGGTCCCGCCGCCTTGGTCTTTGGCGATGGCAACATCATCGGCGCCCGGCTGGACCGGCTGGGGCTGCGGCCCTTGCGGTCGGTGGAAACCGATGAATATCTTGCTGTGATGTCAGAGGCCGGTCAGTTCTACCTGCCGCCCGAAGAGGTGATCCGCCGTGGTCGCGTAGAAGCGGGCGGGATGATCTATTACAACCACGCTGAAGGTCGGATTTATGAAACCGATGAGGCGCTCAGCTTGCTGGCTGCGCAGGCGGATTACCCGACCCTGCTGCAGGCCGCCCGTGTCAATGTGGACGATCTGCCGGATGCGGAAAAAGATCCCAAAGTGGCGGCGCGCCGCTATGAGGGCGATCTGGACCGTGATGCCCGCTACGTGGCCTATACGCTGAACCAGGAAAGCTTCAAATTCCTGATGGATCCGATGCTGCAAACCGGCGTCGAGAAGGTCTCGGCGATGGGTTATGGCAATGCGATCAACGCGCTGTCGGACAACGAAGGTGGGGTTGCGAAATACTTCAGCCAGCGCTTCGCGCAGGTGACCAACCCACCGCTTGATTCCATTCGCGAAGCTGACGGTATGACCCTGCGTGTGGCGCTGGGGGAGAAACCGCATCTGGGCCAGGCCCGTTCGCGCCAGATCGTGATCAACTCACCGGTTCTGCGCATGGCTGACATGCTGAAAATCAAGGCGCAGGATCTGACCCCCTGGGCCAAGTTCGATATGCTCTATACGCCGGTTTATGGCGATCCCGCGGGCAATGAGGCCGCGCTGGAACAGGCGATTGATGCCGCCGCCGAAGAGGTTGTGGCGTTTGCCCGCGCCCGCGGTGGCATTGCGATCATCACTGATCGCCACATTGCCCGCGACCGTGCCGCCATGCCGATGACCTTGGCGATTTCGGCGATCAACCAGCGCCTGATCGAAGAGGGCCTGCGCTTCAAGGTTTCGCTGGTGGTTGAAAGCGGCCAGATCGCCTCCTCGCACCACATTGCCTGCGCTTTGGGCTTTGGCGCCGCAGCGGTCTATCCGTTGGGTGTACGTCTGCGCGCCGAAGAGCTGTTTGGCGAAGGCGAAGAGGCCACCAAAGCCTTCTTCAAGTTCCAGAAAGCCTCGGAAAAGGCGCTGATGAAGACCATGGGCAAAGTGGGCCTGTGTACCGTCGAAAGCTATTCCGGCGGCGAGTTCTTTGAGCCGAACTTCCTTGACACCAATGACCGGGTCTTTGCCAAATACCTGCCCAACATGAAAACGCCCGTGGGCGGTGTGCAGTTCAACACCATTGCCCAGTCGGTTGTTGATTGGCATGAGCGGGCGCTGACCGTCGAAGGCCCCGGCGATGTGCCGATGCTGGGTCTGTTCAAGGAACGCTCCGAAGGGGCTGGCCACAGCTATGGCACCACAGCGGTGCGCGGCTTTGTGGATCTGACCGAAGAGCCGATCAGCTTTGCCGAAGGTGAGGGGGAAAATGATCCCTTCCGCCTGATGACCCTGCGCCAGATGGACGATGCCTTTGGCATTTCCGAAGACGGCTATGTGAACACCAGCTTTGACAAGCTGAGCGCGGCGCAGATCGATGCCTTCAAGGTCACCCCCGGCTACCGTGACTTCAGCCGCAACATGGCAGAGGAACGTCACAAGCGCCCGGCGGCGCTGCGCGATGTGCTGGCCTTCCCGGCAGACATCACCTTCCTTGAGAATGTGGCAGACATCAAACGTGAGATGATGCTGTTTAACCGCAAGGGGAACCGCGATTTTGTCATCCGTGGGCTGGAAGTGACCAACCTGGGTGAAGATCGCTACGCCCTGCGTCTGACCGGCCCGAAAGCGCGTGACATTGGTCGACTGGACGCCCTGCGCCAGACGCTGGTGGATCGCTTTGGCACCGACGTTGTGTCTCACAAGGTTTCCGGCGGTGCGCTGGAGGTCAGCGTCACAGGCTGGGCGTTGGACTATGTTTCACGGATCCGTCCGGCCCCGGCAAAGATCGCGTTGGACGCGGTGCAGCCTGCATCGGAAATCACACCGCGGCTGGCGTCCGGCGCAATGTCGCACGGCGCGCTGGTGGCCACCGCGCATGAGGCCGTGGCCCATGGCACCAATATGGTTGGTGGCATGTCCAACTCGGGCGAGGGTGGTGAACACATCAGTCGCTATGGCACCATCCGGGCGTCCAAGATTAAACAGTTTGCCTCGGGCCGGTTTGGCGTATGGGCGGGCTATCTGGCCGAACCCAACCTGGAAGAAATCGAAATCAAGATCGGTCAGGGCGCCAAGCCCGGTGAGGGCGGTCAGCTGCCCGCGCCCAAGGTGACGGTGGAAATCGCGGCTGCCCGTGGCGGCACACCGGGGGTCGAGCTGATCTCACCACCGCCGCATCATGACACCTATTCGATCGAAGACCTGGGTCAGCTGATCCATGATGCCAAAGCCGCACGTGTTCGGGTGATCGTCAAACTGGTCTCTTCCGAAGGGATCGGCACCATTGCGGTGGGCGTCGCCAAAGCGGGCGCCGATGTGATCAACGTGGCTGGCAGCACCGGTGGCACCGGCGCGGCCTCGGTCACCTCTCTGAAATACACCGGTCGCGCGGCTGAGATTGGCATCGCCGAGGTGCATCAGGCGCTCTGTGCCAACGGGATCCGCCAAAAGGTGGCACTGCGCTGTTCGGGCGCGATGCAGACCGGATCGGATGTGGTGAAGGCGGCGCTGCTGGGCGGCGACAGTTTTGAGTTCGGCACCACAGCGCTGATGATGCTGAAATGCGTCATGGCCAAGAACTGCAACGTGAAATGCCCGGCGGGTCTGACCACAAACCCCGAAGTGTTTGACGGCGATCCGCGGGCGTTGGCGCAGTATCTGCTGAACATCGCCCATGAAACCCGTGAAATTCTGGCCGAACTGGGCCTGACATCGCTGGAAGAGGCGCGCGGTCGCGGCGATCTGCTGCATCTGCTGGATCACCCGGCCTCGGTCGGGCAGCTGAACCTGCGCGATATGCTGGCCCATGTGCCGGAAAACCCGATCGAAGACCCGGTCTATCTGGAACGGGACTTTGCCGTCGATGACAAACTGCTGGGGCAGGTGCAGGCACGCCTGATCGCGGCGGGGGAAACCCAGATTGAGCTGCGTCCCAATGAACCGCTGAACAACCGAAACAAATCGGTGGGTGGTCAGCTGGCCATCGATATGGAGCGGATGCTGAACCATGAGCTGGACCAGCTGCCGCCTGCGGCCCATGAGGATCAGCGCGGTCGCCGCTTCCTTGATCCCCGCAGTCTGCGGGTGGTGACCCAGGGCTCTGCCGGGCAGAGCTTCGGCGCCTTCTGTAACGATGGCATGGTGATGGATCACACCGGCACCTGTAACGACGGTGTGGGCAAAGGCGCCTGTGGTGGTGAAATCATCGTGCGCTCCCCCGGTGGCGGATCGGCAAAGGAAAACGTGCTGATCGGCAACTTCGCCCTGTTCGGCGCAACCGGCGGCCGGGTCTTTGTTGAGGGGCAGGCGGGGGACCGTTTTGCCGTCCGCAACTCGGGCGCAACGGCGGTTGTCGAAGGTGTGGGTGATTTCTGCGCCGAATATATGACCAACGGCGCCATCTTGAACCTTGGGGGCTTCTCCAAGGGCTATGGCAACGGGATGTCCGGGGGCTTTGCCTACCAATATGACCCCGAAGGCCGCCTGCCCGAAATGCTCAGCCGTGACTCGGTCTTTATGGGCACCTTGGCGGATGGTTCGGCAGAGGCTGATATTCACCGCGATGCAGTGCATCAGTTGCTGAACTGGCATGTTGAAGCAACCGGATCTGCCAAGGCGCGCGACCTTCTGTCGGATTGGGAACAGGTGCAGGCGCAGATGGCCTGGGTGATGCCCAAGGCCTTGCTGCAGTATCAGGACGCCGACGCGATCCTCAAAGCCAAATCGCGCAAGGATCTGGTGGAGGAACTGTCGACAGCCCTGGCCGCGCATCAGGTTGAGGCGCTGAAACGCGCGTGGAAACATGGCCGCCCGGTACATCGTGGTGCCACCCCCGCCTATGGCGAGATGGACACTGAGGAAATGTTCCGCCTGCTCAACAGCTACACCGTGCTGGAAATGGCCCAGGTGCTGGCCACCAAACGTGCCGGCAAAACCGCCGATCAGACCGCCCGTGACAAGGCAGCGCGCAATCTGATCCTGACCGAAGATTTCGGTCTGATGGTGGCGCTGTCGAAACACGCCAAACAGGCAGTTGCGGATTATGATGACGCAGGTCTGGCCACCTTGGTTGCCAACAAACGCCTCAGCGATTTCAAACGGGCCCTGTCGATGCGCAATATCCTCAGCATGGACAGCCCCGGCACCTATGCCTGGATCCTGCATCAGGACCGCAAGAACCGGAACGCGCTGGGCACGATCCCCAGCTTTGACGAATTGTTTGCCCAGAATGCGCTGCCTGACCTCTTGGCGCGCACGGCCGCGGAGTAA
- a CDS encoding glutathione S-transferase family protein, with amino-acid sequence MLQIYSDPVSLYCAKLRILLRHKAIDFEELAPPGGYGSDAYKSIVPSGNLPAMLHDGFQLADSEAIAEYLNEAFVDVPMLPVNLQLRAKAREKSRFHDTRLEPSVRAFFPQVAYAGRDADRVKALGEAMSQHLSSLDLLLEHSPLDTSELYLCDCGFAVTFAWIHAFEADCGLQVTWPDRVRAYEERLHGFAAVAEELAAYKPAMDGYMTKAHAP; translated from the coding sequence ATGTTGCAGATCTATTCTGACCCCGTATCGCTCTACTGTGCCAAACTGCGCATCCTGTTGCGCCACAAGGCCATCGATTTCGAAGAACTGGCGCCCCCCGGCGGCTACGGGTCCGACGCCTATAAATCCATCGTCCCTTCCGGCAACCTGCCTGCAATGCTGCATGATGGGTTCCAACTGGCAGATTCCGAGGCGATTGCCGAATATCTGAATGAAGCCTTCGTGGATGTGCCAATGCTGCCGGTGAACCTGCAGCTGCGCGCGAAAGCCCGCGAGAAAAGTCGCTTCCATGACACCCGGCTGGAACCCTCGGTGCGGGCGTTTTTCCCGCAGGTGGCCTATGCGGGCCGTGATGCGGATCGCGTGAAAGCGCTTGGGGAGGCGATGAGCCAGCACCTCTCCTCATTGGATCTGCTGTTGGAACACAGCCCGCTGGACACCTCTGAGCTTTATCTGTGTGACTGCGGCTTTGCGGTGACCTTTGCCTGGATCCACGCCTTTGAGGCGGATTGCGGCCTGCAGGTGACATGGCCAGACCGGGTGCGTGCTTATGAGGAACGCCTGCATGGCTTTGCCGCTGTGGCTGAAGAACTGGCGGCTTACAAACCGGCAATGGACGGCTACATGACCAAGGCCCATGCGCCCTAA
- the hdhA gene encoding 7-alpha-hydroxysteroid dehydrogenase, giving the protein MFDKNSFRLEGKVALVTGAGAGIGRGIAEVFASAGAAVVVSDLKAETAEAVANAITEAGGKALDIACNVTQEADVARTIEAAVNQFGGLDILVNNAGGGGPKPFDMPMEDFRWAYEINVFSTFRMLQMAAPHLGKSGEGAVLNISSMSAENKNQRMASYGSSKAAVSHLTRNVAFDLGPQGIRVNAIAPGAIRTTALASVLTPEIEERMLRNTPIRRLGEPEDIAKAALFLCSPAASWVSGQVLTVSGGGVQELD; this is encoded by the coding sequence ATGTTTGACAAAAATTCATTCCGACTGGAGGGTAAGGTGGCGCTGGTGACCGGCGCAGGGGCCGGCATTGGACGCGGCATCGCCGAGGTCTTTGCCAGCGCAGGAGCCGCCGTTGTGGTCAGCGACCTGAAGGCCGAGACGGCAGAGGCGGTGGCAAATGCCATCACCGAAGCCGGGGGCAAAGCCCTCGATATCGCCTGTAACGTCACACAAGAAGCCGATGTTGCCCGCACCATCGAGGCCGCGGTCAACCAATTTGGTGGCTTGGACATTCTGGTCAACAATGCGGGCGGCGGCGGGCCGAAACCCTTTGACATGCCGATGGAAGATTTCCGCTGGGCCTATGAGATCAACGTCTTTTCAACCTTCCGCATGTTGCAGATGGCCGCCCCGCATCTGGGCAAAAGCGGTGAAGGCGCGGTGTTGAACATTTCCTCGATGTCGGCAGAAAACAAAAACCAGCGCATGGCGTCCTACGGTTCGTCCAAGGCGGCGGTCAGCCATCTGACCCGCAATGTGGCCTTTGATCTGGGGCCGCAGGGGATCCGGGTCAACGCAATTGCGCCGGGGGCGATCCGCACTACGGCGCTGGCCTCGGTCCTGACGCCGGAGATTGAGGAACGGATGCTGCGCAACACGCCCATCCGCCGTCTGGGGGAACCGGAAGATATCGCCAAGGCCGCGCTGTTTCTCTGCTCCCCCGCGGCATCTTGGGTCAGCGGGCAGGTGCTGACGGTGTCCGGCGGGGGCGTGCAGGAATTGGACTAG
- a CDS encoding transporter substrate-binding domain-containing protein codes for MKFFKIAAATAVLAFSAVQATAGSALSDILSSGVLKVGTTGDWNPMTMRNVATNSYEGYDIDVMTELAADLGVEVEFVPTDWKTLVAGVTSGQYHITGSASVSPSRAKTAGYSNSYFSLATVPLTLKKNEGRFNDWEDLNTADVSVAATLGTTQEAQVKQYFPDATHRIVEAPARDFQEVLAGRADANITSNVEANKLVAKYDQLMIVPVSAGRSPTPIAMLLPQDDQVWINYVNTWIALKQERGFFDELGKKWQLLAE; via the coding sequence ATGAAGTTCTTCAAAATTGCTGCCGCCACTGCGGTATTGGCTTTCTCCGCGGTGCAGGCGACTGCTGGATCCGCGTTGAGTGATATTCTGAGCTCTGGCGTGCTGAAAGTGGGCACAACAGGCGACTGGAACCCTATGACAATGCGCAATGTCGCCACAAACTCTTATGAGGGGTATGACATTGATGTGATGACCGAACTGGCCGCCGATCTGGGGGTTGAGGTGGAATTTGTGCCGACCGATTGGAAAACCTTGGTCGCAGGCGTGACCTCGGGCCAGTACCACATCACCGGGTCGGCGTCGGTTTCGCCGTCGCGGGCCAAAACCGCCGGCTATTCGAACAGCTACTTCTCGCTGGCCACGGTGCCGCTGACGCTGAAGAAAAACGAAGGTCGTTTCAACGACTGGGAAGATCTGAACACCGCTGATGTGTCGGTCGCCGCAACGCTGGGCACCACCCAGGAGGCACAGGTGAAACAGTATTTCCCCGATGCCACCCACCGCATCGTTGAAGCGCCCGCGCGCGACTTCCAAGAGGTGCTGGCCGGCCGTGCCGATGCCAACATCACCTCAAACGTCGAAGCAAACAAACTGGTGGCCAAATACGATCAGCTGATGATCGTACCCGTCAGCGCCGGCCGCTCGCCGACGCCGATTGCGATGCTGCTGCCCCAGGACGATCAGGTCTGGATCAACTACGTCAACACCTGGATCGCGCTGAAACAGGAGCGCGGCTTCTTTGATGAGTTGGGCAAGAAGTGGCAGCTGCTGGCTGAGTAA
- a CDS encoding sulfite reductase subunit alpha — protein sequence MKLPYIPEDAPFSGDQRAWLGGFLAGLHSRAVMGGATAVSAAEAPVQAKPIDILFGTQTGNAEEVANEAADLARSKGFAPRVADLDAVEMDQLAAMENLIVVISTYGEGEMPDNAELFWDALSATTAPRLENLNYGVLALGDTGYEHFCQAGKLIDTRLEQLGAKRLADRVDCDIDFEEPATAWLAAAMPEAGTANADAAPAAEAPKKAEKSGYSRKNPYVSTMLDNHIQSGAGSAKEIRHISFDLADSGMTYEAGDALGVMPVNAPDLVEAVITRLGATPETAIVGQDKPLGELLSTGLEIMTPSRDLIRALEPQAKDDEFSHVVSNGDKEALEAFLWGKDTLDLLNLNPDLALDAAEFVSWLKPLQHRAYSISSSPKAHPGEVHLTVAAVRWAYNHRQHKGVCSTFLADHVPAGAEAGIFMSPNKSFRVPQDDSVPMIMVGPGTGVAPFRAFLEERRERGAAGANWLFFGDQHRASDFIYEDEISAMSASGLLTRLDLAFSRDQVEKIYVQNRMVENGKDLFAMLEEGGHFYVCGDATRMAKDVDAALHQIIETQGGMTPEAATEYFNRLKREKRYVRDIY from the coding sequence ATGAAACTACCCTATATCCCCGAAGATGCCCCGTTTTCCGGTGACCAACGCGCCTGGCTTGGCGGTTTTCTGGCCGGTCTGCATTCCCGCGCTGTGATGGGCGGGGCCACCGCCGTTTCCGCGGCTGAGGCCCCGGTGCAGGCCAAGCCGATCGACATCCTGTTTGGCACCCAGACCGGTAACGCCGAAGAGGTGGCCAATGAAGCCGCCGATCTTGCCCGCAGCAAAGGCTTTGCCCCCCGTGTGGCAGATCTGGACGCGGTTGAGATGGATCAGCTGGCGGCGATGGAAAACCTGATCGTGGTCATCTCGACCTATGGTGAGGGGGAAATGCCCGACAATGCCGAATTGTTCTGGGATGCGCTTTCGGCCACCACCGCGCCACGGCTGGAAAACCTGAACTACGGCGTTCTGGCACTGGGCGACACCGGCTATGAACACTTCTGTCAGGCCGGCAAGCTGATTGACACCCGCCTGGAACAATTGGGCGCCAAACGTCTGGCGGACCGGGTGGATTGCGATATCGACTTTGAAGAACCGGCCACTGCCTGGCTGGCGGCAGCAATGCCCGAGGCTGGCACCGCAAACGCAGATGCCGCCCCCGCTGCTGAAGCCCCCAAAAAGGCCGAAAAGTCGGGTTATTCCCGCAAGAACCCCTATGTGTCGACAATGCTCGACAACCACATCCAGTCGGGGGCTGGGTCGGCCAAGGAAATCCGCCACATCTCCTTTGATCTGGCGGACAGTGGCATGACCTATGAGGCCGGGGATGCGCTGGGTGTGATGCCTGTCAACGCACCGGATTTGGTCGAGGCCGTCATCACCCGCCTTGGCGCTACGCCCGAAACGGCCATTGTCGGGCAGGACAAACCTTTGGGGGAACTGCTCAGCACCGGGCTTGAAATCATGACGCCCTCGCGCGATCTGATCCGCGCGCTAGAGCCACAGGCGAAAGATGATGAGTTCAGCCATGTTGTCAGCAACGGCGACAAGGAAGCGTTGGAAGCTTTCCTCTGGGGCAAAGACACGCTGGACCTGCTGAACCTCAACCCCGATCTGGCGCTGGACGCGGCGGAGTTTGTCAGCTGGCTGAAACCGCTGCAGCATCGCGCCTATTCGATTTCATCCAGCCCCAAGGCCCACCCCGGTGAGGTGCATCTGACCGTGGCTGCCGTGCGTTGGGCCTATAACCACCGTCAGCACAAAGGGGTCTGTTCGACCTTCCTGGCCGATCACGTGCCAGCGGGTGCCGAGGCGGGTATCTTCATGTCCCCGAACAAAAGCTTCCGCGTGCCGCAGGACGACAGTGTTCCGATGATCATGGTGGGGCCGGGCACCGGTGTGGCGCCGTTCCGCGCCTTCCTGGAAGAACGCCGCGAACGGGGTGCCGCAGGCGCCAACTGGCTGTTCTTTGGCGATCAGCACCGCGCCAGCGATTTCATCTACGAAGATGAGATCAGCGCGATGAGTGCCTCGGGGTTGCTGACCCGGTTGGATCTGGCCTTCTCGCGCGATCAGGTCGAGAAGATCTATGTTCAGAACCGGATGGTTGAGAACGGCAAAGACCTCTTTGCCATGTTGGAAGAAGGCGGGCACTTCTACGTCTGCGGCGATGCCACCCGCATGGCCAAGGACGTGGATGCGGCACTGCATCAGATTATCGAAACCCAGGGCGGCATGACGCCCGAGGCGGCAACGGAATACTTTAACCGCCTGAAACGTGAAAAGCGTTACGTGCGGGACATCTACTAA
- a CDS encoding amino acid ABC transporter permease: MKRFLILAPLLMLLSGCSDNWGWYVVDPTTPNGLTNLKFLMSGAYNTIIMSLTAILISITLGLLVALPGLSSKRGWRAFNRTYVEIVRAVPILVLILWVYYGLPQLSGITLNVFWAGVLALAMSDSAFQAEIFRAGIQSIGKGQYEAAQSISLSYRDTMRYVILPQAIRRILPALGNQLVYMLKMSSLVSVIGMQELTRKANELVVSEYRPLEIYTILVLEYLVLILIVSAGVRWLERRMSAAEA, from the coding sequence ATGAAACGTTTTCTTATCCTCGCGCCCCTGTTGATGCTGTTGTCTGGATGTTCCGACAACTGGGGCTGGTATGTCGTGGATCCCACCACGCCAAACGGCCTCACCAACCTGAAATTCCTGATGAGTGGGGCCTATAACACCATCATCATGTCGCTGACGGCGATCCTGATTTCGATCACACTTGGCCTGCTGGTGGCCCTGCCCGGCCTGTCCAGCAAACGCGGCTGGCGTGCCTTTAACCGCACCTATGTGGAGATTGTGCGCGCAGTGCCCATTCTGGTGCTGATCCTCTGGGTTTACTACGGTCTGCCGCAGCTGAGCGGCATCACCCTGAATGTGTTCTGGGCGGGTGTTTTGGCGCTGGCCATGTCTGACAGCGCCTTTCAGGCTGAGATTTTTCGCGCCGGTATTCAGTCGATCGGCAAAGGCCAATATGAGGCGGCGCAGTCCATTTCCCTCAGCTACCGCGACACGATGCGCTATGTGATCCTGCCACAGGCGATCCGCCGCATTCTGCCGGCTTTGGGCAACCAGCTGGTCTATATGCTGAAAATGTCCTCGCTCGTCTCCGTCATCGGGATGCAGGAATTGACCCGGAAAGCCAATGAGCTGGTGGTCTCGGAATACCGACCGCTGGAGATCTACACCATTCTGGTGCTGGAATATCTGGTGCTGATCCTGATCGTTTCGGCCGGTGTGCGCTGGTTGGAACGCCGCATGAGTGCTGCTGAGGCCTAG